A stretch of the Acyrthosiphon pisum isolate AL4f chromosome A2, pea_aphid_22Mar2018_4r6ur, whole genome shotgun sequence genome encodes the following:
- the LOC100572147 gene encoding craniofacial development protein 2-like, with protein MVKELEKYGMKCVSLQEIRWKDAGKTKISQTTIFNGECEKGHRLGTGFAVHKSIIHLVKEFRDINPRIATLTLKTDNFYMVIINVHAPTDDMEEEEKEMFYAALEDTFNQSIEDIRLVLGDFNAKIGREEVTDRLLEAIAYIQTQMITVSN; from the coding sequence ATGGTTAAGGAATTAGAAAAATACGGAATGAAGTGTGTATCACTTCAAGAAATCAGATGGAAAGACGCCGGGAAAACCAAAATATCACAAACAACCATCTTCAACGGAGAGTGTGAAAAGGGTCATAGACTGGGAACCGGTTTTGCAGTACACaaatctattatacatttagtaaaaGAGTTTAGAGATATAAACCCTAGAATTGCAACTTTAACCCTTAAAACAGATAATTTTTACATGGTGATAATTAACGTGCATGCACCAACAGACGATATGGAAGAGGAAGAAAAAGAGATGTTCTATGCAGCACTAGAAGATACGTTTAACCAGTCGATTGAAGATATAAGATTAGTATTGGGTGATTTTAATGCGAAGATAGGACGTGAAGAAGTTACAGATCGACTATTGGAAGCCATAGCCTACATACAAACACAAATGATAACGGTATCAAACTAA